One part of the Streptomyces sp. NBC_00286 genome encodes these proteins:
- a CDS encoding sensor histidine kinase, with translation MRGAGSWWRGKSTPAKVETYTRWSFHFLALVEVGTFGLPVLGAMPPSLSWVLFLMVVGHAALSAVFASRALDWIRGTRARPVRLLWVVAVATAVVAMMAIAVATRGPADGDKAGAAVAMFTGVLGWGTGILALAVRETRRTVYTAFGFALGTGAYSWALGVPALAALVTVGAVLLAVGFYTFVCAFSVWLLNSVYALDAARETKTRLAVAEERLRFGRDLHDVMGRNLAVIALKSELAVQLARRERPEAVEQMIEVQRIAQESQKEVREVVRGYREAELGAELAGAQGVLNAAGVNCTVTGSPAGLPPAVQSALGWVVREATTNVLRHGNAERCDVSLRVADGFVVLTVENDGAPSDSRGGSGTGTGSGLAGLRERLSVVDGTLEAGPAEGGVFRVVARVPLSSSALPPPASSADSSDASAPAFPPASSSSAGWSAPASSSAASSSASLSPSGPRSVRKAMGDGISGGFAS, from the coding sequence ATGCGCGGGGCCGGGAGTTGGTGGCGGGGGAAGAGCACTCCGGCGAAGGTGGAGACGTATACGCGCTGGTCGTTCCACTTCCTCGCGCTCGTGGAGGTCGGCACCTTCGGGCTGCCGGTCTTGGGGGCGATGCCCCCGTCCCTGTCCTGGGTGCTGTTCCTGATGGTCGTCGGGCATGCGGCGCTCAGCGCGGTGTTCGCGTCGCGGGCCCTGGACTGGATCCGTGGCACCCGGGCGCGGCCGGTGCGGCTGCTGTGGGTAGTCGCGGTCGCCACCGCCGTGGTCGCCATGATGGCCATCGCCGTTGCGACACGTGGTCCCGCGGATGGCGACAAGGCCGGGGCAGCGGTGGCGATGTTCACCGGTGTCCTGGGCTGGGGGACCGGCATACTCGCGTTGGCGGTACGTGAGACGCGGCGCACGGTATACACGGCCTTCGGCTTCGCCCTGGGCACCGGCGCCTACTCCTGGGCGCTGGGCGTCCCCGCGCTCGCGGCACTCGTCACGGTCGGGGCGGTGCTGCTCGCCGTCGGGTTCTACACGTTCGTCTGCGCGTTCTCCGTCTGGCTGCTCAACTCCGTCTACGCACTCGACGCGGCCCGTGAGACCAAGACCCGGCTCGCTGTTGCCGAGGAGCGGCTGCGGTTCGGGCGGGATCTGCACGATGTGATGGGACGGAATCTGGCCGTGATAGCCCTCAAGAGCGAGCTCGCCGTGCAGCTCGCGCGGCGTGAGCGGCCGGAAGCCGTGGAGCAGATGATCGAGGTGCAGCGGATAGCGCAGGAGTCGCAGAAGGAAGTACGGGAGGTCGTACGCGGCTACCGCGAGGCCGAGCTCGGTGCCGAACTCGCCGGTGCACAGGGGGTGTTGAACGCGGCCGGGGTCAACTGCACGGTGACCGGCTCTCCTGCTGGGCTGCCCCCGGCCGTCCAGTCGGCGCTCGGCTGGGTCGTGCGGGAGGCGACCACGAATGTGCTGCGGCATGGGAACGCCGAGCGGTGTGATGTGTCGCTGCGGGTGGCGGACGGTTTCGTCGTACTGACCGTGGAGAACGATGGGGCGCCGTCGGATTCGCGCGGCGGGAGCGGGACCGGCACCGGTTCCGGGCTGGCCGGGTTGCGGGAGCGGCTATCTGTGGTTGACGGGACGCTGGAGGCGGGGCCTGCGGAGGGCGGGGTGTTTCGGGTGGTGGCTCGGGTGCCGTTGTCTTCGTCGGCGTTGCCGCCTCCGGCGTCTTCGGCGGATTCATCGGATGCGTCTGCACCGGCTTTCCCTCCGGCAAGTTCGTCTTCGGCAGGTTGGTCTGCCCCGGCCTCGTCTTCGGCGGCTTCGTCTTCGGCGTCCCTGTCGCCATCCGGTCCACGGTCGGTGCGTAAGGCGATGGGTGACGGGATCAGCGGGGGATTTGCCTCATGA
- the purS gene encoding phosphoribosylformylglycinamidine synthase subunit PurS → MARVVVDVMLKPEILDPQGQAVQRALPRLGFQGISDVRQGKRFELEVDGPVDDTVLARIHELAESFLANTVIEDFAVKVEEVKAEAGK, encoded by the coding sequence GTGGCACGCGTCGTAGTCGACGTCATGCTCAAGCCGGAGATCCTCGACCCCCAGGGCCAGGCGGTGCAGCGTGCACTGCCGCGCCTCGGTTTCCAGGGCATCTCCGACGTACGTCAGGGAAAGCGCTTCGAGCTCGAGGTGGACGGGCCGGTCGACGACACCGTGCTCGCCCGCATCCATGAACTCGCCGAATCCTTCCTCGCCAACACCGTGATCGAGGACTTCGCCGTCAAGGTGGAGGAAGTGAAGGCGGAGGCAGGAAAGTGA
- a CDS encoding response regulator transcription factor, translating to MTAVQRVRLLLADDEHLIRGAMAALLGLEDDLLVVAEAASGPEALAMARAHAPDVAVLDLQMPGADGVKVATSLRAELPACRVLIVTSHGRPGHLKRALGAGVRGFVPKTVSAQKLAEIIRTVHAGNRYVDPELAADAISAGDSPLTEREAEVLELSAEGAPVAEIAERAALSQGTVRNYLSSAASKLGAENRHTAARLARERGWV from the coding sequence ATGACGGCCGTACAGCGGGTTCGGCTGTTGCTTGCCGATGATGAGCATTTGATTCGGGGGGCGATGGCCGCGCTGCTCGGGCTGGAGGACGATCTGCTTGTGGTGGCGGAGGCGGCTTCGGGGCCCGAGGCCTTGGCCATGGCTCGGGCTCATGCGCCCGATGTGGCCGTACTGGATCTTCAGATGCCCGGTGCGGACGGTGTGAAGGTGGCCACATCGCTGCGGGCCGAGCTGCCTGCGTGCCGGGTGCTGATCGTGACGAGTCATGGGCGGCCGGGGCATCTGAAGCGGGCTCTCGGGGCGGGGGTGCGGGGCTTCGTGCCGAAGACCGTCAGCGCGCAGAAGCTCGCGGAGATCATCCGTACCGTGCATGCCGGGAACCGTTATGTGGACCCGGAGTTGGCGGCCGACGCGATCTCCGCCGGCGATTCGCCGCTGACCGAGCGCGAGGCCGAGGTGCTGGAGCTCTCGGCCGAGGGGGCGCCCGTCGCCGAGATCGCGGAACGGGCGGCGCTGTCGCAGGGCACCGTACGCAACTATCTGTCGTCGGCCGCGTCCAAACTGGGGGCCGAGAATCGGCATACGGCGGCGCGGCTCGCGCGGGAGCGAGGTTGGGTATAG
- a CDS encoding M23 family metallopeptidase, with translation MSARKLAMTAFRGLQLGFIVLVIAHIWFDFGYPILWNLLVLALAYVLIMVLNRLGGGAPDDKRVIREAVEVAPPVTGRWSALNSPADRTPSHGLHAYGQTFAIDVVAEPEPGARPSFRALWPLTRRATDFPAFGAPILAVADATVVRTHDRQRDHLSRTSWPALLYLMLVEGSIRELFGVHRILGNHLVLDLGEGTYAAYAHLQRGSLAVREGDRVQAGQLIARCGNSGNSTEPHLHFQLMDGPDPDTARGVPFRWRGIGVPRNQQVFEVTCPAVSAAD, from the coding sequence ATGTCCGCACGCAAGCTCGCCATGACGGCATTCCGAGGCCTCCAGCTGGGCTTCATCGTCCTGGTGATCGCCCACATCTGGTTCGACTTCGGGTATCCGATCCTGTGGAACCTCCTGGTGCTGGCCCTGGCGTACGTCCTCATCATGGTGTTGAACCGGTTGGGCGGCGGCGCCCCGGACGACAAGCGCGTGATACGGGAGGCCGTAGAGGTCGCCCCTCCCGTCACCGGCCGCTGGTCCGCCCTGAACAGCCCCGCCGACCGCACCCCGAGCCATGGACTCCACGCCTACGGCCAGACGTTCGCCATCGACGTCGTCGCCGAGCCCGAGCCGGGCGCCCGCCCCAGCTTCCGCGCCCTGTGGCCGCTGACCCGCCGCGCCACGGACTTCCCGGCGTTCGGCGCACCGATCCTGGCGGTCGCCGACGCCACGGTTGTACGGACGCACGACCGGCAGCGCGACCACCTGAGCCGTACGTCGTGGCCGGCACTGCTGTACCTGATGCTTGTCGAAGGCTCGATACGCGAGCTGTTCGGAGTCCACCGCATCCTCGGCAACCACCTCGTCCTCGACCTCGGCGAGGGCACATACGCCGCGTACGCCCACCTGCAGCGCGGCTCTCTCGCCGTCCGCGAAGGCGACCGGGTGCAGGCCGGACAGCTCATCGCCCGCTGCGGCAACTCCGGCAACTCCACTGAGCCCCACCTCCACTTCCAGCTGATGGACGGCCCGGACCCGGACACCGCCCGTGGTGTGCCCTTCCGCTGGCGCGGCATCGGAGTGCCGCGCAATCAGCAGGTGTTCGAGGTGACCTGCCCGGCTGTCAGTGCCGCCGACTAA
- a CDS encoding META domain-containing protein — MRTQRLTLSVLAVTGLLATAACGTEKSDGGSASVGAGQQTKITGKQWKVDSMDVGGTTYKAPADAHIEFGEDGKVGGNYGCNHFGATAEIQGETIKVGSDTLQTKMACGEKLMEFEAKMAETISDSTITAKVDGDKLTLTTKDGDTVKLTAEKPAKLEGTKWSVTGSTNKGGTVTALASEAEGKVHLTFDGKGNVHGQLGCNKVTAKATVSDGQITLGSPGTTRMMCSPSLMETEKALLKLFNGKATYEIKQRTLTLTSENGSGFEAVAAK; from the coding sequence ATGCGAACGCAACGGCTTACTCTCAGCGTCCTGGCGGTCACCGGCCTGCTCGCCACCGCGGCCTGTGGCACGGAGAAAAGTGACGGCGGGTCCGCGTCCGTCGGCGCCGGACAGCAGACGAAAATCACCGGCAAACAGTGGAAAGTGGACAGCATGGACGTCGGGGGCACCACATACAAGGCCCCGGCCGACGCCCACATCGAGTTCGGCGAGGACGGCAAGGTGGGCGGCAACTACGGCTGCAACCACTTCGGGGCCACCGCCGAGATACAGGGCGAAACGATCAAGGTCGGCTCCGACACCCTGCAGACCAAGATGGCCTGCGGCGAGAAGCTGATGGAGTTCGAGGCCAAGATGGCCGAGACGATCTCCGACAGCACGATCACGGCCAAGGTCGACGGCGACAAGCTGACGCTCACCACCAAGGACGGGGACACGGTGAAGCTCACCGCGGAGAAGCCGGCCAAGCTCGAGGGCACGAAGTGGAGCGTCACCGGCAGCACCAACAAGGGCGGCACGGTCACCGCGCTGGCCTCCGAGGCCGAGGGCAAGGTGCACCTCACCTTCGACGGCAAGGGCAACGTCCACGGTCAGCTCGGCTGCAACAAGGTGACGGCGAAGGCGACCGTCAGCGACGGCCAGATCACTCTCGGGTCCCCTGGCACCACCCGCATGATGTGCTCCCCCTCACTCATGGAGACCGAAAAGGCCCTCCTGAAGCTGTTCAACGGCAAGGCCACCTACGAGATCAAGCAGCGCACCCTCACCCTGACCAGCGAAAACGGCAGCGGCTTCGAAGCCGTAGCCGCCAAGTGA
- the purQ gene encoding phosphoribosylformylglycinamidine synthase subunit PurQ, translating to MTARIGVVTFPGSLDDRDTQRAIRLAGAEPVALWHKDKDLKQVDAVVLCGGFSYGDYLRAGAIARFSPVMETVIEQAKSEMPVLGICNGFQILTEAHLLPGGMLGNDHLHFICRDQKLRVENAETAWTVDYEAGQEINIPLKNMDGRYVADERTLDMLEAEGRVAFRYLDFNPNGSMRDIAGISNEAGNVVGLMPHPEHAVEPLIGTGRTDGLPFFTSILKKLVNV from the coding sequence GTGACCGCTCGTATTGGCGTCGTCACATTTCCCGGCAGCCTCGACGACCGGGACACACAGCGTGCGATCCGGCTCGCGGGTGCCGAGCCCGTGGCGCTGTGGCACAAGGACAAGGACCTCAAGCAGGTCGACGCCGTGGTGTTGTGCGGCGGTTTCTCGTATGGCGACTATCTGCGCGCCGGTGCCATCGCGCGCTTCTCGCCGGTGATGGAGACCGTCATCGAGCAGGCGAAATCGGAAATGCCGGTGCTCGGCATCTGCAACGGTTTCCAGATCCTCACCGAGGCCCACCTTCTCCCCGGCGGGATGCTCGGAAATGATCACCTCCACTTCATCTGCCGCGACCAGAAGTTGCGGGTGGAGAACGCGGAAACGGCCTGGACCGTCGACTATGAAGCGGGCCAGGAGATCAACATCCCGCTGAAGAACATGGACGGGCGGTACGTCGCCGACGAGCGCACCCTCGACATGCTGGAGGCGGAGGGGCGCGTCGCCTTCCGCTATCTCGACTTCAACCCCAACGGCTCGATGCGCGACATCGCCGGTATCAGCAACGAGGCCGGCAACGTCGTAGGCCTGATGCCCCACCCGGAGCACGCCGTGGAGCCCCTCATCGGGACCGGCCGCACCGACGGCCTCCCCTTCTTCACCTCGATCCTCAAGAAGCTGGTCAACGTATGA
- a CDS encoding ArsR/SmtB family transcription factor — MALEERVADLERRLAALEGAQRGAPDPDGSEFWALNGLKEQLAEVGAADGGVLYTGSVRLPTGGEYVWQVGFLTEGLLEDDWTTAAEAFAALGHRVRLRLLREILGGRRTAAELAELDEVGTTGQIYHHLRQLTGAGWLHTTGRGRYEVPPPRVVPLLVALATARP; from the coding sequence GTGGCACTGGAAGAACGCGTCGCCGACCTCGAACGTCGGCTCGCGGCACTGGAAGGCGCTCAGCGCGGCGCACCTGACCCCGACGGCAGCGAATTCTGGGCCCTGAACGGGCTGAAGGAGCAGCTGGCCGAGGTGGGGGCCGCCGACGGAGGCGTCCTCTACACCGGCTCTGTACGCCTGCCAACGGGCGGGGAGTACGTCTGGCAGGTGGGCTTCCTCACCGAGGGCCTGCTGGAGGACGACTGGACGACGGCCGCCGAGGCGTTCGCAGCCCTCGGCCACCGCGTCCGGCTGCGGCTGCTCCGCGAAATCCTCGGCGGTCGGCGCACCGCCGCCGAACTCGCCGAGCTGGACGAGGTCGGCACGACCGGCCAGATCTACCACCACCTGCGCCAACTGACCGGCGCGGGCTGGCTGCACACCACCGGGCGGGGACGGTACGAGGTGCCGCCGCCGCGGGTCGTACCGCTGCTGGTGGCACTGGCGACGGCCCGCCCGTAA
- a CDS encoding histone-like nucleoid-structuring protein Lsr2, which yields MAQRVVVTLFDDIDGSEAAETIVFGLDGKSYEIDLNQTNAKELRKALAPYVEAGRKRSRSGKAYRQTAVAPDPAAVRAWAQSNKMDVPARGRIPKKVYEAFTAAQ from the coding sequence GTGGCGCAGCGTGTCGTAGTCACTCTCTTCGACGACATCGACGGCTCGGAAGCGGCGGAAACGATCGTCTTCGGTCTGGACGGCAAGTCGTACGAGATCGACCTCAACCAAACGAACGCCAAGGAACTGCGCAAGGCGCTCGCGCCCTACGTGGAGGCCGGCCGCAAGCGCTCACGCTCCGGCAAGGCCTACCGGCAGACGGCGGTGGCTCCCGACCCGGCGGCCGTACGGGCCTGGGCCCAGTCCAACAAGATGGACGTACCGGCGCGGGGACGGATCCCGAAGAAGGTCTACGAGGCGTTCACCGCGGCTCAGTGA
- a CDS encoding phosphoribosylaminoimidazolesuccinocarboxamide synthase yields MSGFVDKPEPIEVPGLVHLHTGKVRELYQNEAGDLVMVATDRISAYDWVLPTEIPDKGRVLTQLSLWWFDQIADLVPHHVLSIDLPPGAPADWEGRTVVCKSLRMIPVECVARGYLTGSGLAEYQETRTVCGLALPEGLSDGSELPAPIFTPATKAEVGEHDENVSYEEVARQVGAETAAQLRQATLAVYSRGRDIARDRGIILADTKFEFGYDGERLVIADEVLTPDSSRFWPADQWQPGRPQPSYDKQYVRDWLTSPDSGWDRASEQPPPPLPEQVVSATRAKYVEAYERLTGTSWS; encoded by the coding sequence GTGTCCGGATTCGTCGACAAGCCCGAGCCGATCGAGGTCCCGGGCCTGGTGCATCTGCACACCGGCAAGGTGCGCGAGCTGTACCAGAACGAGGCCGGCGACCTCGTGATGGTCGCCACTGACCGCATCTCCGCATACGACTGGGTGCTCCCCACCGAGATCCCCGACAAGGGTCGCGTACTGACGCAGCTCTCCCTGTGGTGGTTCGACCAGATCGCCGACCTGGTCCCCCACCACGTACTGAGCATCGACCTGCCGCCCGGCGCCCCCGCCGACTGGGAGGGCCGTACCGTCGTCTGCAAGTCCCTGCGGATGATCCCCGTCGAGTGCGTCGCCCGCGGCTATCTCACCGGCTCCGGCCTCGCCGAGTACCAGGAGACCCGCACCGTCTGCGGCCTCGCCCTCCCCGAGGGCCTGTCCGACGGCTCGGAGCTGCCCGCCCCGATCTTCACGCCCGCGACGAAGGCGGAAGTCGGCGAGCACGACGAGAACGTCTCGTACGAGGAAGTCGCCCGGCAGGTCGGAGCAGAGACCGCCGCGCAGCTGCGCCAGGCCACGCTCGCCGTCTACAGCCGTGGCCGTGACATCGCCCGCGACCGCGGGATCATCCTCGCGGACACGAAGTTCGAGTTCGGCTACGACGGCGAACGCCTCGTCATCGCCGACGAGGTGCTGACCCCCGACTCCTCCCGCTTCTGGCCCGCCGACCAGTGGCAGCCGGGCCGCCCGCAGCCCTCGTACGACAAGCAGTACGTACGCGACTGGCTGACCTCCCCCGACTCCGGCTGGGACCGGGCGAGCGAGCAGCCCCCGCCGCCCCTGCCCGAGCAGGTCGTCTCCGCGACCCGCGCCAAGTACGTCGAGGCGTACGAGCGCCTGACCGGCACCAGCTGGTCGTAA
- the purL gene encoding phosphoribosylformylglycinamidine synthase subunit PurL encodes MSRTPLDTVEHAAATPDVELPWAELGLKKDEYQRVVEILGRRPTGAELAMYSVMWSEHCSYKSSKVHLRQFGEKAPQSDALLVGIGENAGVVDVGQGYAVTFKVESHNHPSYVEPYQGAATGVGGIVRDIIAMGARPVAVVDPLRFGAADHPDTKRVLPGVVAGIGGYGNCLGLPNIGGEVVFDACYQGNPLVNAGAIGVMRHEDIHLAKASGAGNKVILYGARTGGDGIGGASILASETFDDAKPSKRPAVQVGDPFQEKLLIECTLEAFAEKLVVGIQDLGAAGLSCATSELASNGSGGMRVTLDDVPLRDSTLSPEEILMSESQERMCAVVEPEKVDRFLEICDKWDVIATVIGEVTDGDRLEIYWHGGKIVDVDPRTVAHDGPVYERPYARPSWQDALQADDANKLPRPAGSDELKDQVLKLVASPNQASKSWITSQYDHFVQGNTVLAQPEDSGMIRIDEASGLGVAIATDGNGRYAKLDPYTGAQLALAEAYRNVATTGAQPLAVSDCLNFGSPEDPAVMWQFAEAIRGLADACQQLGTPVTGGNVSLYNQTGEAAIHPTPVVAVLGVIDDVARRTPVAFQEEGQLLYLLGDTREEFGGSAWSQVVHDHLGGLPPQVDLERERLLAEILISASRDGMIDSAHDLSDGGLIQAVVESALLGGKGARLIVPDGLDAFTFLLSESAGRAVVAIPRSEELRFNDMCGARGLPATRIGVVDGDVVEVQGEFTLTLDELREAHEGTIPAILA; translated from the coding sequence ATGAGCCGCACTCCTCTGGACACGGTCGAGCACGCGGCCGCGACCCCGGACGTCGAGCTGCCCTGGGCCGAACTCGGCCTGAAGAAGGACGAGTACCAGCGCGTCGTGGAGATCCTCGGCCGCCGGCCCACCGGTGCCGAGCTCGCCATGTACTCGGTCATGTGGTCCGAGCACTGCTCGTACAAGAGCAGCAAGGTGCACCTGCGCCAGTTCGGCGAGAAGGCGCCGCAGTCCGACGCGCTGCTCGTCGGCATCGGTGAGAACGCGGGCGTCGTGGACGTCGGTCAGGGTTACGCGGTCACCTTCAAGGTCGAGTCGCACAATCACCCCTCGTACGTCGAGCCCTATCAGGGCGCGGCCACGGGCGTCGGCGGCATCGTGCGCGACATCATCGCGATGGGTGCGCGGCCGGTCGCCGTCGTCGATCCGCTGCGGTTCGGTGCGGCGGATCACCCCGACACCAAGCGCGTACTCCCCGGTGTCGTCGCCGGCATCGGCGGTTACGGCAACTGCCTGGGCCTGCCCAACATCGGCGGCGAGGTCGTCTTCGACGCCTGCTACCAGGGAAACCCGCTGGTCAACGCCGGTGCCATCGGCGTCATGCGGCACGAGGACATCCACCTCGCGAAGGCGTCCGGCGCGGGCAACAAGGTCATCCTGTACGGGGCTCGTACGGGCGGTGACGGCATCGGCGGCGCCTCGATCCTGGCGAGCGAGACCTTCGATGACGCCAAGCCTTCGAAGCGCCCCGCCGTCCAGGTCGGTGACCCCTTCCAGGAGAAGCTCCTCATCGAGTGCACCTTGGAAGCCTTCGCCGAGAAGCTGGTCGTCGGCATCCAGGACCTGGGGGCGGCGGGCCTGTCCTGCGCGACGTCCGAGCTGGCGTCCAACGGCTCCGGCGGTATGCGCGTGACCCTGGATGACGTACCGCTGCGTGACTCGACCCTCTCGCCCGAGGAAATCCTCATGAGCGAGTCGCAGGAACGCATGTGTGCGGTCGTGGAGCCGGAGAAGGTCGACCGGTTCCTGGAGATCTGCGACAAGTGGGATGTCATCGCGACCGTCATCGGTGAGGTGACGGACGGCGACCGGCTCGAGATCTACTGGCACGGCGGCAAGATCGTCGACGTCGACCCGCGCACGGTCGCGCACGACGGTCCGGTCTACGAGCGTCCGTACGCCCGTCCGTCCTGGCAGGACGCCCTCCAGGCGGACGACGCCAACAAGCTTCCACGACCGGCCGGTTCGGACGAGCTGAAGGACCAGGTCCTCAAGCTGGTGGCCTCCCCGAACCAGGCCTCCAAGTCCTGGATCACCTCCCAGTACGACCACTTCGTGCAGGGCAACACGGTGCTGGCGCAGCCCGAGGACTCGGGCATGATCCGTATCGACGAGGCGTCGGGTCTGGGCGTCGCGATCGCCACGGACGGCAACGGGCGGTACGCGAAGCTCGACCCGTACACGGGCGCGCAGTTGGCGCTCGCGGAGGCGTACCGCAATGTCGCCACCACCGGAGCCCAGCCGCTCGCCGTCTCCGACTGCCTGAACTTCGGCTCGCCCGAGGACCCGGCGGTGATGTGGCAGTTCGCGGAGGCCATCCGCGGACTGGCCGACGCCTGCCAGCAGTTGGGCACCCCGGTGACCGGCGGCAACGTCTCGCTCTACAACCAGACCGGCGAGGCGGCCATCCACCCGACCCCGGTCGTGGCCGTACTCGGCGTGATCGACGACGTGGCCCGCCGTACGCCGGTCGCCTTCCAGGAGGAGGGCCAGCTGCTGTACCTCCTCGGCGACACGCGTGAGGAGTTCGGCGGTTCGGCCTGGTCGCAGGTGGTCCACGACCACCTCGGCGGCCTCCCGCCCCAGGTCGACCTCGAGCGCGAGCGGCTGCTGGCCGAGATCCTGATCTCCGCCTCCCGCGACGGAATGATCGACTCCGCGCACGACCTGTCCGACGGCGGTCTGATCCAGGCGGTCGTCGAGTCGGCGCTGCTGGGTGGGAAGGGCGCACGCCTGATCGTTCCGGACGGGCTCGACGCCTTCACCTTCCTCCTCTCGGAGTCGGCGGGCCGTGCGGTCGTCGCGATCCCGCGCTCCGAGGAGCTCCGCTTCAACGACATGTGCGGGGCGCGGGGGCTGCCGGCTACCCGTATCGGTGTCGTGGACGGTGATGTGGTCGAGGTCCAGGGGGAATTCACGCTCACGCTGGACGAGCTGCGCGAGGCGCATGAGGGGACGATTCCGGCGATCCTGGCCTGA
- a CDS encoding maleylpyruvate isomerase family mycothiol-dependent enzyme, which produces MPPAKKRPRSYDPAKIRAAVLAQFGNVRAAVRTLTPEQLALPTRLGEWTVRELAVHIAAAAVESVSGTIDLEPPAKAELALLEWPSATVDPVLAAANADRTRELAREHQDLDALYARTEQRLAERLAVTPGERLLATRPGSMTLADYLVTRTVELVVHTDDLNAAVPGLDIPYDRQALAACTRLLADALAVKAPGASTEVRVPPFAVVQCVEGPRHTRGTPPNVVETDPLTWIRLATGRTEWHTALADAQVSASGERADLGGLLPLMG; this is translated from the coding sequence ATGCCCCCGGCCAAGAAGCGCCCCCGCAGCTACGACCCCGCCAAGATCCGCGCCGCCGTCCTGGCCCAGTTCGGGAACGTACGGGCAGCCGTCCGCACCCTCACCCCCGAGCAGCTCGCGCTACCCACCCGGCTCGGCGAGTGGACCGTACGAGAGCTGGCCGTGCATATCGCCGCGGCCGCCGTCGAGAGCGTCAGCGGGACCATCGACCTGGAGCCGCCGGCGAAGGCCGAACTCGCCCTGCTGGAGTGGCCGTCCGCGACCGTCGACCCCGTGCTTGCCGCCGCCAACGCCGACCGGACCCGTGAACTCGCGCGCGAGCACCAGGACCTCGACGCGCTGTACGCCCGCACCGAGCAGCGGCTGGCCGAGCGGCTGGCCGTCACTCCGGGCGAGCGGCTGCTCGCCACCCGGCCCGGCTCCATGACTCTCGCCGACTACCTGGTCACCCGCACCGTTGAACTCGTCGTCCACACCGACGACCTGAACGCCGCCGTGCCCGGCCTCGACATCCCGTACGACCGTCAGGCCCTCGCCGCCTGCACCCGCCTGCTCGCCGACGCCCTCGCCGTGAAGGCGCCCGGCGCCTCCACGGAGGTCCGCGTTCCGCCGTTCGCGGTCGTGCAGTGCGTCGAGGGCCCGCGGCACACGCGCGGAACCCCGCCGAACGTCGTGGAGACGGACCCGCTGACCTGGATACGGCTCGCGACCGGGCGTACGGAATGGCATACGGCTCTCGCCGATGCCCAGGTCAGCGCCAGCGGCGAGCGGGCCGATCTGGGCGGGCTGCTTCCGCTGATGGGCTGA